Sequence from the Exiguobacterium aurantiacum genome:
GAATCGTCTGAATCGAGTGGACGGTCGCGTAGTCGAACTCGACACCTTGGCCGATGCGGATTGGGCCCGATCCGAGGACGAGAATCGACGGCTTGTCCGTCTTCACGGCCTCGTTCTCGACTTCGTACGTCCCGTAAAAGTATGGTGTCTCCGAGGCGAACTCGGCCGCACACGTGTCGACCATCTTGTACACAGGACGGATGCCCCAGTCGTTCCGAAGTGACGTCACCGTCCCCACATTCTCGTTTACGATGCGGGCGATCATCTTATCACTGAAACCGAGACGCTTCGTTTCGATGAGGCGTTCTTTCGAAAGCGGCTCATGCTGAAGCGTCTCTTCTTGTTGCCAAATCCGTGCGAGTTTCGATAAGAAGAAACGATCGATTTTTGTCAGCTCATGCAACTGTTCCGTCGAGTAGCCGCGGCGGAGCGCCTCATAGAGCATCCACAGCCGCTCATCCGTCGGTGTCGTCAGCTCGCGGTCGAGCTCCGCGGTGCTGAGTTGCGCGAGGCGTGGCACGGCCAAGTCTTCTGTCCCGAGTTCGAGCGAACGGACGGCCTTCAAGAGTGCTTCTTCCAAATTACGGCCGATCGCCATCACTTCCCCGGTCGCTTTCATCTGGGTGCCGAGGCGACGATCAGCCGTCTCGAACTTATCGAAGGCGAAGCGCGGGATTTTAGCGACGACATAGTCGAGCGCCGGTTCGAACGAGGCGTAACTCGTCTCCGTCACCGGGTTTTTCAGTTCTGACAATTTGTAGCCGACCGCCACTTTCGCAGCCAACTTGGCGATCGGGTATCCCGTCGCTTTCGAGGCGAGCGCCGAACTGCGGGAGACACGTGGGTTGACCTCGATGACGTAGTACGTGAAGCTGTCCGGGTCAAGGGCGAACTGGATGTTGCATCCCCCTTCGATGCCGAGGGCGCGGATGATATCGAGTGAGACGCTGCGGAGCATCTGATAGTCGCGGTCCGACAACGTCTGCGTCGGAGCGAAGACGATCGAGTCGCCCGTATGGACCCCGACCGGATCAAAGTTTTCCATCGCACAGACGATGATGGCTTGGTCGCTCGAATCGCGCATCACTTCATACTCGACTTCTTTCATGCCGGCAATCGACTTCTCGAGCAACACTTGTGTCACTGGACTCGCTTTCAGTCCTGATTCGACGAACTGTTCGAATTCATTCCGGTCATGGGCAATCCCGCCACCGGTTCCTCCGAGCGTGTACGCCGGACGGATGATAATCGGATAGCCGATCCGGTCGGCAAAGCCCCAAGCCGACTCGAGCGACTGCACAATCTCACTTTCCGGGACCCCGTGGCCGAGCTTATACATGAGGTCGCGGAACTGTTCCCGGTCCTCGGCTTGTTCGATGGCCGATAATTTTGTCCCGAGCAATTCGACCCCGCAATCTTCAAGCACGCCGCGGCGATCGAGTTCCATCGCCAAGTTGAGGCCGGTCTGGCCGCCGAGTGTGGCGAGGAGCGCGTCCGGACGTTCTTGACGAATGATCCGTTCGACGAACTCCGGTTCGAGCGGTTCGATATAGACACGGTCCGCCGTCGTCGGGTCGGTCATGATCGTGGCCGGGTTCGAGTTGACGAGGATGACCTCGTATCCTTCTTCTTTCAAGGCAAGACACGCCTGAGTACCAGCATAGTCAAATTCTGCCGCCTGTCCGATGACGATCGGGCCGGATCCGATTACAAGGATTTTCTGAATATCTGGTCGTTTTGGCATGTCACATTCCTACTTTCTGTTTGTTTTCTTGAACGAGTTGCATGAAACGGTCAAATAAATCGTTGGCATCGTATGGACCCGGTGCCGCCTCGGGATGATATTGGACCGAGAACGTCGGATGATGCAAGTGCTTCACCCCTTCGACCGTGCCATCGTTGACGGCGCGATGCGTGACGACGAGTCCGGTCGTCGCGAGTGACGCCTCATCCACCGCATAGCCGTGGTTTTGGGACGTGATCGTCACCGCTCCGGTCTCAAGTTCGAGCACGGGATGGTTGGCACCGCGATGGCCGAACGGAAGTTTGAACGTGTTGGCACCGCTCGCGAGCGCAATCAACTGATGGCCGAGACAAATCCCGAAGATCGGCAGTGTCGGCATGAGGCGCTCGATGAGCGGCAGCGCCGTCGGGACGTCTTTCGGGTCCCCCGGTCCGTTCGACAGCATGACGCCGTCCGGTTCGTAGCGCATCACTTCTTCGGCCGTCACGTCGTGCGGCAAGACGACGACTTCACAGTCGCGCTTCACGAGTTCACGCATGATGCCGAGCTTCGCGCCGAAGTCGATCAGGGCGATCCGTGGCCCGCTGCCGGTGCTGACATACGCCCGTTTCGTCGAGACGCGTTCGACTTGATTGGTCGGAAGTAACACGTCGAATTGAGCTTTCACCGTCTCCCACGTCGAGTCACCGTCGACCATGACACCGCGCATGACACCGAGTGAGCGCAGATGGCGCGTCAACATGCGTGTGTCGACCCCTGCTAGACCCGGAATGTTGAAGCGTTTGAGCGTATCATGAAGCGTTGCCGTCGAGCGGAAGTTCGACGGCGCGTCGCACACTTCTTTGACGATGAGCCCTTTCGCCATCGGTACGGTCGTCTCAAAATCTTCCCGGTTGACGCCATAGTTTCCGATCAACGGGTTGGTCAACACGATGAGTTGATCACAATAAGACGGGTCAGACAACATCTCTTGATATCCGGTCATCCCGGTCTGGAAGACGACTTCCCCAATCGTCTCGACGTCTACGCCGAATGCTTGTCCTACAAATGAAGTACCGTCCTCAAGCCATAATGTTCGTTTCATCGAATCTCCCCTTATATACGATTTTTCCGGCCGCGATCGTCATGACCGGCCAGCCTACTAGTTTTTTCCCGGCGAACGGTGTATTTTTCCCTTTCGAGCGGAACGTCGTCGGATCGACCACCCGCTCCGTCTCGGTATCGATGAGCGCGAAGTCCGCTGCCCGTCCGACTTCAATCACACCGTACGGCAATCCGAACACGTCGCTCGGACGTTTCGTCATCCAATCGATGAGCGCCGCTTCTTCCATCTGTCCCGTTTTGACGAACGTCGTGTATAGTAACGGGAACGCCGTCTCGAAACCGGTGATGCCGAACGGGGCCCGTTCCATTCCGGCCGCCTTTTCTTCGGCCGTATGTGGGGCGTGATCGGTCGCAATCATATCGATCGTGCCATCGAACAAGCCTTCGAGTAGCGCCTCCCGGTCGTCCGCGCTGCGGAGCGGCGGGTTCATCTTGAAGTTCGGGTCGAGCCCCGGGATATCGTCTTCACAGAGGACGAGGTGATGCGGCGTCACTTCGGCCGTCACCCGGATCCCGGCTCGTTTGGCGTCTCGGATGACGCGCACCGATTGTCGTGATGAGACGTGGCAAACGTGATAGTGGCAACCCGTCTCTTCGGCGATCAAGACGTCGCGGGCGATATGGATGCTCTCCGCGAGGCTCGGGATGCCTTGGATGCCATGTTCTTCACTGAACCGGCCTTCGTGGACCGAACCGGCCTTGAGCGTATTGTCCTCGCAGTGGGCGACAATCGCTTTGTCGAGTCGCTTCGCCTCACGCATCGCTTCACGCATCATCGCCGCCGATTGGACGCCGACCCCGTCATCGGTGAAGGCGAACGAATCTGCGAGCGAGGCCATGTCGACTTGCTCGGTGCCGAGCTGCCGTTTCGTGATGGCGGCGTACGGCAGGACGCGCACGCTTGCGTCTTGCTCGATCTTAGCCAACAGTTGGTCCATCGTCTCCCGGTCGTCCGGGACGGGACGCGTGTTCGGCATGGCGCAAATCGTGGTGAACCCGCCGGCCGCTGCCGCCTCGGTACCCGTCTTGATCGTCTCTTTCTTCTCTCCGCCCGGCTCGCGCAAGTGGACGTGGACATCGACGAGACCCGGAATGAGTAGCTTTCCTGTCACATCAATCACGTCATGTCCTTCGGTCGTACCTTTATAGTCGACCGAGCGGATTTCGCCATCCTCGATCAATAGATTCGTCGTCCGTTTCGTGTTCCCGTCATACCAAGTTGCGTGTTGAAGTATCATAATTGTCCCCCTAATGCTCGATTTAAAATGGCCATCCGGGCGTAAACGCCGTTCGTCATCTGCGGAAAGATGCGCGACTTCGGATGTTCAATCAAACTGCCCGCAATCTCGACGTCCCGATTGACCGGGGCCGGATGCATGATGATCGCTTGTCCTTTCATTCGCTCGACGCGGGCGGGTGTCAACCCGTAGCGCGCATGATAATCTTCTTTCGAGAAGATGTCGCCCATGATATGGCGTTCGTGCTGAACGCGTAGCAACATGATGACGTCACAGTCCGCCAACACGTCGTCGAGGTCACGATGCTCTAGCCCCATCGACTCATCCCACCAAGAGGCTGGACTGCAGCCGACGACGTTCGCGCCGAACCGTTTGAGTACCGAGGCGTTCGAGCGGGCGACACGGCTATGGACGAGGTCACCGCAGATGGCGATATTCAATCCCTCGAACGTCTTGAACTCTTCAAAGATTGTGACGAGGTCGAGGAGTGACTGGGACGGGTGTTCCCCGCTCCCGTCACCGCCGTTCAGCACAGGGATATTCAACTTTTCGACGAGTTCATGGTAGTAACCCGACTCCGGATGGCGAATCACGAGGGCATCGACCCCGATCGCCTCGAGCGTCTTACATGTGTCATACAACGTCTCACCTTTCGTCACCGAGGACGTCGCCACGTCGAACGGGATCTCTTGGACCTTCAAGTGCCGTTCGGCCATTTGAAACGAATTTTTCGTCCGCGTCGAGTTTTCAAAGAACAAGTTCGCGACCGTCTTCCCGTCGAACAAGGGCGGCATGTCCCCTTGTTTATAGCGTAGCGACTCCTCGATCAACCCCATGATCTCGTCGAGCGAGAGTGTGTCCAGACTGACAAAATGCTTCGGTTGTTGTTTGATTAAGTTCATGTTCGTCTCCTCCTTTTGTGTGAAGGCAAAGAGAAAAGGCGTCTCTTCACCTACGTGAAGGGACGCCTTTATTCGGGTAGACTACACCCAAATAAACGAGCCTTCACTTTGCCGACCTCACGGGATCGAATTAAAAGTTACTTGCTTGTCGTGTGTCTTCAGTTGTTTCGGCAGCAGATTCGTCGACCGCTTCTTCTTTCGGCAAGAAGGCGTTCAAGAGAATCCCGACGACTGTCGCGAGCGCCATCCCTTGGACTGGGAAGCTGCCGAGTTGGACCATCGCCCCACCGAGTCCGATGACGAGGATGACCGAGGCGATGATGAGGTTGCGTTTCTCGGCGAGATTGACGTTGCTTTCGACCATCGTCCGCAGACCATTCGAGGCGATGACCCCGAACAAGAGGATCGAGATGCCGCCTTTGACCGGGTTCGGGATCGTCGAGATGAACGCTTCGACATGTCCGAGGAACCCAAAGCTGATGGCCATGAGCGCCGCTCCGGCGATGACATAGACGCTATACACTTTCGTGATGGCCATGACCCCGTTGTTCTCCCCGTAAGTCGTGCACGGAGGACCACCGAGTGCCGAGGCGACCGCTTTCCCGACACCGTCGCCGAGAAGCGTCCGATGGAGACCTGGGTCTTTCATCGTCTCGCGTCCGATGATTTTCGACGTGACCATCTGGTCGCCGATATGTTCGGTCATCGTGACGAGGGCGACTGGGACGATGGCTAAGAGTGCCCCGACTTGCCACATCGGCATGTAGTCAACGAACACCATCGTGAAGTCAGGCAGTTGGAACAAGCTCGCTTGACCGAGCGCCGAGTAGTCGATGATGCCGAACAGCGCGGCGATGATGTAACCGCCGATAATCCCGAACAAGATTGGCACGGCGCCCCATACTCCTTTGAGCGTCGTCATGGCGAACATTGTGATACCGAGCGTGAGCAACGCGACGGTGATGAACGTTCCGTTGTAGGCTCCGTCTTTGTTCATCGACATGTCGATCGCGACCGGCGCGAGTGACAAACCGATGACCATGATGACCGGACCGACGACGACTGGCGGCAAGAGACGCAACAACCAGTTCACCCCTGTCTTATAGATGATGAGCGAGACGACACCGTAGACCGATCCGGCGATGATGCCACCGAACAGGGCGGCTTCGACACCCCATTGCTGGCTGACCGCGATAATCGGGGCGATGTACGCGAAGCTCGATCCGAGATAGGTCGGAACTTTGAATCGGGTAATGGCTAGGAATGAGAGCGTGGCCACACCGGAAGCGACGAGGGCGACGGACGTGTTCAGTCCAGTCAAAATCGGGACTAAGATTGTCGCTCCGAACATGGCGAAGACGTGTTGCAGGCTGAAGAGCAGCCATTGCGGTAAGTGAGCGGGACGCTCGTGGATGTTGAGGATTGGTTTCATATGTGAATCTCCTTCCTGGCCTCTCTGGACCACCTTAAAGGTTTTGGTTTATTGCTGTTTGATGAACACTTCATCGGTCGTGTCGACTTCACTGAGTCGGACGACGACTTGCTCTGTTTTCGACGTCGGGACGTTCTTGCCGACGAAGTCGGGGCGAATCGGTAGTTCGCGGTGTCCCCGGTCAATCAAGACGGCGAGCTGGATGTAATCCGGGCGACCGTGGTCGACGAGTGCGTCCATGGCGGCTCGCACCGTACGGCCCGTGTAGAGGACGTCGTCAATCAAGACGACCGTCTTGCCGTTGATGTCGTGCGGCAATTCTGTCGCTTTCACTTCCGGGTCGAGTGACTTCTTGGACAAATCGTCCCGGTAGAGCGTGATGTCCAAGTTACCGAGCGCGATCGGCTTACCTTCGATTTCTTCGATGCGATGCGCGAGTCGGTCGGCGAGCGTCTCGCCTCGGGTTTTTATCCCAACAAGGACGACGTTGTCCGTCCCTTTGTTGCGTTCGATGATCTCGTGGGCGATTCGGGTCAAAGCGCGGCGAATGGCCGCTTCATCTAAAATGGTAGAACGTTTCAAACGGTTCCCCCCTCTCTCAAATTGTATAAAAAAGAAGACTTCCTCATCCGGCTGGAAAAGGAAGTCTTCATATGTGAGGGCAGACCTCTGCCTCAAATAATCGACGTGTCGTGGCCGCGGCCACAATCCTTTCACAGCCTCTCTGGACTGGGTTTAAAGGTGTTATGCTTCCTAGACTATAAATCGGAATCGGTTGAAAGTCAACGCGTTTTCTCGATTTTGTCTAATTTGGCAAGCTCCGCCTCGAAGTCGGCCGGGAGCGGCGCTTCAAATTCGAGCCATTCGTTCGTGCGCGGATGGAAGAAACCGAGCGTCGCCGCGTGGAGCGCCTGACCGTTCAATTGAATCGTGCGACGCGGACCGTATTTCGGGTCACCGGCGAGCGGATGGCCGATATAACGCATATGGACGCGGATTTGGTGCGTCCGTCCCGTCTCCAATTTACACTCGACGAGCGTGAAGTCTTTGTACCGCTCGAGCAGACGGAAGTGCGTGATTGCTTCTTTCGCGTTTTTGTCCGTCACCGTCATCCGTTGACGGTCGTTCGTGTCACGCCCGATCGGCGCCTCGATCGTCCCGAGTTCATGGGCGACTTCGCCATGGACGAGGGCGATGTATTCACGCTTGATTTTACGATCCTTCAACTGGCTCGCGAGCGATTCGTGCGCCACATCGTTTTTCGCGACCATGAGAAGACCGGTCGTGTCTTTGTCGATGCGGTGGACGATACCTGGTCGTTTGACACCATTGATCCCTGACAAGTCGTCACAGTGGTAGAGGAGCGCGTTGACGAGCGTCCCTGACGTATGGCCGGCCGCCGGATGGACGACCATGCCGCGTGCCTTATTGACGACGATGACATCCTCGTCCTCATAGACGACGTCGAGCTGGATATGCTCAGGTAATACTTCG
This genomic interval carries:
- the carB gene encoding carbamoyl-phosphate synthase large subunit translates to MPKRPDIQKILVIGSGPIVIGQAAEFDYAGTQACLALKEEGYEVILVNSNPATIMTDPTTADRVYIEPLEPEFVERIIRQERPDALLATLGGQTGLNLAMELDRRGVLEDCGVELLGTKLSAIEQAEDREQFRDLMYKLGHGVPESEIVQSLESAWGFADRIGYPIIIRPAYTLGGTGGGIAHDRNEFEQFVESGLKASPVTQVLLEKSIAGMKEVEYEVMRDSSDQAIIVCAMENFDPVGVHTGDSIVFAPTQTLSDRDYQMLRSVSLDIIRALGIEGGCNIQFALDPDSFTYYVIEVNPRVSRSSALASKATGYPIAKLAAKVAVGYKLSELKNPVTETSYASFEPALDYVVAKIPRFAFDKFETADRRLGTQMKATGEVMAIGRNLEEALLKAVRSLELGTEDLAVPRLAQLSTAELDRELTTPTDERLWMLYEALRRGYSTEQLHELTKIDRFFLSKLARIWQQEETLQHEPLSKERLIETKRLGFSDKMIARIVNENVGTVTSLRNDWGIRPVYKMVDTCAAEFASETPYFYGTYEVENEAVKTDKPSILVLGSGPIRIGQGVEFDYATVHSIQTIRDAGYEAIIINNNPETVSTDFSISDRLYFEPLTTEDVLEVIRNEQPLGVIVQFGGQTAINLAASLEAEGVQILGTSLEDIDRAEDRKAFEATLSAERLAQPPGKTAVTVEEAVACADMLGYPVLVRPSYVLGGRAMEIVYERLELERYMRHAVVASKDRPVLIDRYLTGIEIEVDAICDGTDVYIPGIMEHIERAGVHSGDSIAVYPPQRLSEALKEKVVDYTIKLAKAFRIKGLLNIQFVYADDLYVIEVNPRASRTVPFISKVTGLPVARIATQTILGTSLKDLGLGTGLHPEADAISVKVPVFSFAKLKEVDPSLGPEMKSTGEVMATDRTLEKALYKGLVAAGMTIALKGNVLLTVADQDKDEALDIARRFNRLGFRLMATSGTATALSADGLPVHPVGKINESGETMLSVIERGEVDIVLNTTTRDALATKDGFIIRRAAAEQGVLCLTSLDTVEALLRVIESLSFQTTSLPAFTTFGVTV
- the pyrR gene encoding bifunctional pyr operon transcriptional regulator/uracil phosphoribosyltransferase PyrR — translated: MKRSTILDEAAIRRALTRIAHEIIERNKGTDNVVLVGIKTRGETLADRLAHRIEEIEGKPIALGNLDITLYRDDLSKKSLDPEVKATELPHDINGKTVVLIDDVLYTGRTVRAAMDALVDHGRPDYIQLAVLIDRGHRELPIRPDFVGKNVPTSKTEQVVVRLSEVDTTDEVFIKQQ
- a CDS encoding dihydroorotase — translated: MILQHATWYDGNTKRTTNLLIEDGEIRSVDYKGTTEGHDVIDVTGKLLIPGLVDVHVHLREPGGEKKETIKTGTEAAAAGGFTTICAMPNTRPVPDDRETMDQLLAKIEQDASVRVLPYAAITKRQLGTEQVDMASLADSFAFTDDGVGVQSAAMMREAMREAKRLDKAIVAHCEDNTLKAGSVHEGRFSEEHGIQGIPSLAESIHIARDVLIAEETGCHYHVCHVSSRQSVRVIRDAKRAGIRVTAEVTPHHLVLCEDDIPGLDPNFKMNPPLRSADDREALLEGLFDGTIDMIATDHAPHTAEEKAAGMERAPFGITGFETAFPLLYTTFVKTGQMEEAALIDWMTKRPSDVFGLPYGVIEVGRAADFALIDTETERVVDPTTFRSKGKNTPFAGKKLVGWPVMTIAAGKIVYKGRFDETNIMA
- a CDS encoding carbamoyl phosphate synthase small subunit; translation: MKRTLWLEDGTSFVGQAFGVDVETIGEVVFQTGMTGYQEMLSDPSYCDQLIVLTNPLIGNYGVNREDFETTVPMAKGLIVKEVCDAPSNFRSTATLHDTLKRFNIPGLAGVDTRMLTRHLRSLGVMRGVMVDGDSTWETVKAQFDVLLPTNQVERVSTKRAYVSTGSGPRIALIDFGAKLGIMRELVKRDCEVVVLPHDVTAEEVMRYEPDGVMLSNGPGDPKDVPTALPLIERLMPTLPIFGICLGHQLIALASGANTFKLPFGHRGANHPVLELETGAVTITSQNHGYAVDEASLATTGLVVTHRAVNDGTVEGVKHLHHPTFSVQYHPEAAPGPYDANDLFDRFMQLVQENKQKVGM
- a CDS encoding aspartate carbamoyltransferase catalytic subunit, which produces MNLIKQQPKHFVSLDTLSLDEIMGLIEESLRYKQGDMPPLFDGKTVANLFFENSTRTKNSFQMAERHLKVQEIPFDVATSSVTKGETLYDTCKTLEAIGVDALVIRHPESGYYHELVEKLNIPVLNGGDGSGEHPSQSLLDLVTIFEEFKTFEGLNIAICGDLVHSRVARSNASVLKRFGANVVGCSPASWWDESMGLEHRDLDDVLADCDVIMLLRVQHERHIMGDIFSKEDYHARYGLTPARVERMKGQAIIMHPAPVNRDVEIAGSLIEHPKSRIFPQMTNGVYARMAILNRALGGQL
- a CDS encoding uracil-xanthine permease family protein — translated: MKPILNIHERPAHLPQWLLFSLQHVFAMFGATILVPILTGLNTSVALVASGVATLSFLAITRFKVPTYLGSSFAYIAPIIAVSQQWGVEAALFGGIIAGSVYGVVSLIIYKTGVNWLLRLLPPVVVGPVIMVIGLSLAPVAIDMSMNKDGAYNGTFITVALLTLGITMFAMTTLKGVWGAVPILFGIIGGYIIAALFGIIDYSALGQASLFQLPDFTMVFVDYMPMWQVGALLAIVPVALVTMTEHIGDQMVTSKIIGRETMKDPGLHRTLLGDGVGKAVASALGGPPCTTYGENNGVMAITKVYSVYVIAGAALMAISFGFLGHVEAFISTIPNPVKGGISILLFGVIASNGLRTMVESNVNLAEKRNLIIASVILVIGLGGAMVQLGSFPVQGMALATVVGILLNAFLPKEEAVDESAAETTEDTRQASNF
- a CDS encoding RluA family pseudouridine synthase, whose translation is METYTFVAEEKARIDKWMSEQSDWSRSQIQDWIKAGDLLVNGQIVKPNYKLQEGDEIVVTVPDAVELEVLPEHIQLDVVYEDEDVIVVNKARGMVVHPAAGHTSGTLVNALLYHCDDLSGINGVKRPGIVHRIDKDTTGLLMVAKNDVAHESLASQLKDRKIKREYIALVHGEVAHELGTIEAPIGRDTNDRQRMTVTDKNAKEAITHFRLLERYKDFTLVECKLETGRTHQIRVHMRYIGHPLAGDPKYGPRRTIQLNGQALHAATLGFFHPRTNEWLEFEAPLPADFEAELAKLDKIEKTR